In the Flavobacteriales bacterium genome, GAGCCCAGCAGGAGCGCGCCGAGGGCGGCGGTGATGAGGGTGGCTCGCGTCATGGTGAAGGGGTGGATGGGTCAAAGCTAGAGGGCGCGCGAAGAAGGATCCGGGAAAAGACCACGCCCCGTCCACAGGCACCTGTTCACGGTCCGGCGCAGGGGAACCGGCAACGGAGGGTCGGGGTGCCCTTCTTTGCGGCCATGGCGTTGAGCCGTTTCTGGACCTGGATGCTGCTGCTGAGCATCGCCTACATCATGGCCATGCTGTTCAGCGGCCGCCAATACGGGCTGGGGGCGCTGGTGAACGGCAGGCAGGGCGAGCCGATGCTGGTGAACGAGCTGGACACCCATGCGCTCGCAGGCACGGCGCTGCTGGCGGAGCTGCGAGCTGCCGGTACCACCGGCGTGCAGCGGGGCGACACCCTGTACACCGTGAACGGTGCGGGCGTGGTGAAGGTGAGCGTGGGCACGGTGCCGGCGGACGGCCTCTTCCCCACCTGCCGCAACACGCTCACCGACCTGTGGCTGCCGCTGATCGGCTACCTCACCTTCTTCTGCGGGCTGCTGAACCTGCTGGTGGACGCGCGCGCCATGGAGAAGGTGGCGCGGGTGCTGTCGCCCGTGTTCCACCGCATCTTCCCCGACCTGCGGAAGGACCACCCGGCCTACGGGTTCATGACCTTGAACTTCGCGGCCAACTTCCTGGGCCTGGACAGCGCGGCCACGCCCTTCGGCCTGAAGGCCATGGAGAGCATGCAGGCGGACAACCCCGACAAGGACCGGGCGACCAACGGCCAGATCATGTTCCTGTGCCTGCATGCGGCGGGCCTCACGCTGCTGCCCACGAGCATCATCGGCTACCGGGCGGCCATGGGCGCGGCCAACCCGGCGGACATCATGATCCCGCTGATCATCACCTCGTTCGTGGGGACATTGGCCGCGCTGTTCCTCGTGGCCTTCAAGCAGCGCATCAACCTGTTCAACCTGCCGGTGATGGCCTTCGTGCTGGGCATCAGCGTCATCATCGGCGTGCTGATGGCCTACATCACAAGCCTGACGGGCGTGCACAAGTTCCACTTCACGGACAACCTCAGCAACGGCATGCTCCTGGGCATCATCGGGCTTATCGTGGGCTTCGCCCTGTGGAAGGAGAAGCACTTCACCGAACAGGGCACCAACATGTTCGATTCCTTCGTGCACGGAGCGAAGGACGGCTTCACCACGGGCCTGCGGGTGCTGCCGTACATGATCGCCATGCTGGCGGCGCTCAGCATCTTCCGCAACAGCGGGCTGATGGGCATCGTGATGGACGGGCTCTCGGCCGCGATGGCCGCGGTGGGCGTGGACAAGGCGGTGATCGACGCGGTGCCCGTGGCGCTGATGCGCCCCTTCAGCGCGGGCGGCTCGCGCGGCTTCCTGCTGGACGCCATGAAGACCTACGGACCGGACAGCCTCACCGGCCAGCTGGTCTGCCTGTTCCAAGGCGCCGCCGAGACCACCTTCTATGTGGTGGCCCTGTACTTCGGCAGCGTCAGCGTGAAGGACAGCAGGTACACGCTGTGGGTGATGCTGCTCGCCGACCTGGTCTGTGTGGTGACGGCGGTGTTCGTGTGCAGCATCTACTTCGGGTGACCGGGCGGAGCCGGTGAAGCGCTTTCTTTGCGGCCCACTCACACCCATGGGCAAGCCATACGCAGAGGACAAGATCGAGCGGCGCCGTTCCAAGATCCACGGCAACGGCGTGTTCGCCATCGCCCCCATCCGCAAAGGGGAGCTGATCGTGCAGTACAAGGGCAAAATGGTGACGCACGCGGAGGCCGACCGGCAGCACGGGGGGGATGTGACCAGCGGCCACACCTTCCTGTTCACGCTGAACGAGAAGTACATCCTCGACGCGAACGTGCGGGGCAACATCGCGCGCTGGTTGAACCACAGCTGCGCGCCGAACTGCGAAGCGCTGGTGCACGAGGACGAGGGGGGCGACCCGAAGAAGGACAAGGTGATCATCGAGGCGCTCCGGGCGATCAAACCCGGCGAGGAGCTCACCTACGACTACGGCATCGTCCTGGAGGAGCGGCACACCAACGCGTTGAAGCGGATCTGGGCCTGTCGATGCGGCTCGCCGAAGTGCACAGGCACCATGCTCAAGCCGAAGCGCTGACGGCCGGGCGTCATCCTGGCACGGCACTTGCCAAGGGGGTCGGCGTACTTTCGCGCCCCATGAGAACCCTGCTGACCCTGTTGACCATCGGCCTGCTGGCCGCTCCCCCTGCCCACGCCCAGGACGACCCCCGCAGCAAGGCGGTGATGGACCGCCTGATCGCCAAGAACAAGGGGTACACGAGCTTCGAGGCCGACTTCAGCAGCCGCCTGGTGAACAAGGCCGGCAAGCTGGATGTGAAGCAGGAGGGCACCGTGAAGGTGAAGGGCAAGAAGTTCAACCTGGTGCTGGACAAGAACACGGTGATCAGCGACGGTGTCACCCTGTGGACCTACAACAAGGAGGCCAACGAAGTTTCGCTGAACAGCGCCGCGGAGATGGACCAGGAGCTCGACCCCAGCAAGCTGTTCACGATGTACGAAACCGGCTTCAAGAGCCAGTTCGTCAGTGAAGCCCCCGACGCGGCCGGTGCGGTGGTCCAGACCGTGAAGCTGTTCCCCATCGATCCGACGAAGAAGCCGTTCCACACCGTGGTGCTTGTGGTGGACAAAGCCAAGGTGGAGCCCCGCAGCGTGCAGGTGCTCTACAAGGATGGGAACGAGGTCACCTACACGCTGAAGCGGTTCGCGCCGAACGTGGACCTGGCCGACGCGCTGTTCACCTTCGATAAGGCGAAGCACCCCGGCGTGGAGGTGAACGACCTGCGTTGATCCTCAGCGCGCGCGGACCGGTCGTCGGGCGGGGATGGCGGCCTCACGCCGGATGCGTTCCAGCTCGGAGGGCGGGACCCTGTGCTCGGGCCCGGGTTCAAGAGGGGGCACCCAGCGCTCCGGATGCCCCAGGTCCGGCTGGATGGCAGCCAGATCCTCATCGGGCGGGAACAGGTAACGAGCAGGCCGCCCATTGTGGCGGATGATGATCTCCGAGGTGACGCGCACGTTCGGAAAGCCGCGCCTGGCCATCTCCTCCTTCATCCAACGAGCGAAGCGCACCGCCACCCGGGGGTCGTAGGCGCTCACGTTCGCCTGCATGTTGTTGATGAAGCGATCAAGCGCCACAGGTCGCTTGTTGCCCTGCTCATCGTGCACGAAATAGGCGATGCGCAAGGGGTCGCGGGTGGACACCTTCATCCGCCAGCTGAACCGCTGGCCGATGCTCGTCCAGTCCACATCCCCGGGCAGCAGCAGCCAGCGTAGCGGGAACAGCAGCTGGAAGGTGAAGTACCCGGCGAGCAGCGCCAGCACGGTACCACGGACCGCAGGTGATGCCGGAGCGGAAGGCGCGCCGCCCGAACGCACTCCTCTGCGGTCCAGGAAGGCGGCCACCTCCTCGGGGTCGAAGAACAGGATGGTGGCGGCGATCATGAAGAAGGGGAAGACGCCAATATCGTCGAAGAGCAGGTGGTTGGTGAGGTTGAAGAGCAGCACGAAGGGCAGGATGTACCGACGGGAGCGCTTCCACCAGAGCAGGGGGCCGACGGCCAGGTCGAACAGGAGTCCGCCGTAGGTGAAGAAGGCCACGACCGGCATGGAGGTGAGCAGCCCCTCCAACGCCCCACCGCGGGCGGCGGCCTCCAGGGCCGAGCGCATGGGCTGCATGTGAACGAGCCAATCCGGGTTCATCTTGGCGATGCCGCCGTAGAAGTACACGATGACCACCTGCAGCCGGAGGGCCCACCAGCACCATCGGGGCACGGTCGTGCTGGTCATCCTTGCCTTGAAGAGCAGGCGGTCCAGGCTCCACGCGCGATGCGCGGGGATCAACGTGAACAGGAACGCAAGCAGGGCGAAGAGGTAGAAGTGGTTGTTGTAGATGCAGCGATCGAGCAGCAGCACGTACGTGAAGCCCGCGAAGAACAGGACGGTGGCCACGCGATAGAGGAGACCGGCCGCGATCGCGAGCCTGCTGAACGCCATTGTGGCCAGGATGGCGTCCATGGCGGCCTTGCCGAATGGCCGCACCCAGGTGAAGCCCTCATAGGGGAACAGCACCTTCGGCCCCACCAGGCCCATGTCCACCAGCCGGATGCTGTGGTAATAGGACATCTCGTAGAAGAGCAGCCCGCCCATCAGGATGCGGAGCAAGGCCAGCGCACGGGCATCCGTGTGCTCGAAGAGTCGGTCGGTCCAGCGGGAAATGGCGGTCATGGCGCATCCAAGATGCACGATCCGTCCCGAACCACCACGGTGCGCATGGGAACCCGCACCTTTGCAGGATGGAGGAAGGAAGGCACCTGACCATCGGCGCGCGGCTCGACGGAGCCCCTTACACCACCCGCCTGACCATGCGGGGCCACACGCTGGTGGCCGACGAACCGCGGGAGGACGGCGGGCTGGACGAAGGTCCGCGGCCGCATGAGCTGCTCTGCAGCGCGCTGGCCAGCTGCACGCTGATCACCATGCGGATGTACGCCGACCGCAAGGGTTGGCCGCTCACGGCCTTGAGCGTGGAGACGCGGATGGACCGCACCTCGGCGCAGGGCGCGGTGGACACGCAGCTGCACTTGGACATCCGCATCGAGGGCGGGCTGGATCCGGACCAGCGCGCGCGGCTGATGCAGATCGCCACCCGATGCCCGGTGCACCGCACCCTGCTGAACCCGATCCACATCCACATCGCCGAACGACCATGAGCGACAAGGAGCACACCTACACCAACGGCGAGGTCACCATCGTGTGGAAGGCGTCGTTGTGCACGCATTCGCGCCGCTGCTGGACCGGCCTGCCGGAGGTCTTCAAGCCCGGGGAGCGGCCGTGGATCAAGCCCGATGGCGCGGAGACCGCGCGCATCGTCGCCCAGGTGCGGCAATGCCCCAGCGGAGCCCTGAGCCTGCGCGACGAGGCCCCGACGGCGACACCGGCCGCAGCAGCCACATCCGGGGTCTCCATCGAGCTGAGCCCGAACGGTCCGCTGCTGGTGCATGGCAAGGTGGTGGTGAAGCATCCGGACGGTCGCACGGAGGAGCGCGCCGAGCGCTGCGCGCTGTGCCGGTGCGGCCACTCGGGAAACAAGCCGTGGTGCGACGGGTCGCACCGCGCGCAGGGCTTCATCGGTTGAGCATGGACGTGCGGCACTACCTGGAACGCATCGGTTCACGCGGGATCGACCGCCCCGACCTGGAGAACCTGCGGCACCTGCACCGGGCGCATCTGCTGGCCGTGCCCTTCGAGAACCTGCACATCCGGGCGCGCATCCCCATCGAGCTCGATGTGGAGCGCCTCTTCGACAAGGTGGTGCGGCAGCGCCGGGGCGGCTTCTGCTACGAGCTGAACGGGCTCTTCGCCGAACTGCTGGAACGGCTCGGCTACACGCTGGCACGCGTGCAGGGCCAGGTGTACGAACAGCGCCGCCAGCGCTTCGGCCCACCCTTCGACCACATGGCGCTGCTGGTGACCGTGGGCGAGGACCGCTACCTGGCCGATGTGGGCTTCGGCGACCTGTTCATGGACCCGCTGCCACTGCGGGTGGATGAGCCCCTGGTGGACAACGGGCGCACCTTCCGCTTCCACCACGATGGCTCTGGACAGCTGGTGCTGAAGCGCACGAACGGCCGCGGCGATGTGCCGGTGTACCGCTTCAGCACGGACGACCATCCCTTCGCGGACTTCGCCCCGATGTGCCGGCACCACCAGACCTCGCCGCACAGCCACTTCACCCAACGCACGGTGGTGAGCCTGGCCCGGGACGACGGGCGCGTCACCCTCACGGAGCGACGCACCATCCTCACGCGCAACGGTTCGCGCGAGGAACGCAGCCACGACGAGACCGGGTTCCGCGAGGCGCTGTGGACGCATTTCGGGATGACGGTGCCGGAAGCCTTCCTCTGAGCAAGAGGGCGTCGGCTACTTTTGCCCGCCTTATCCCACCCCATGGAGATCATCCAGGAGTTCTGGTATTTCATCACGCACCTCAACGAGACCCTGCCGGTCTTCATCCACGATCACGGCGCATGGATCTACGCCCTGTTGTTCGGGATCATCTTCGTGGAGACCGGTCTGGTGGTGATGCCTTTCCTGCCGGGCGATTCGCTCCTCTTTGTGGCGGGCACGCTGGCCGCAGGCGGCATGCTGGACCTGGGCCTTCTCATCGCCCTGCTCTTTGTGGCGGCGGTGCTGGGCGACAACATCAACTACGCTGTGGGCCGCTGGTTCGGGGAACACGTGGTGGGCTGGAAGCTCTTCGGCCGGGCCTTGGTGCGACCCAAGGACCTGGACAAGACGCACGCCTATTTCGAGAAGTACGGGGTGAAGACGATCATCATCGCGCGGTTCATCCCCATCGTGCGCACCATCACCCCCTTCGTGGCCGGCGTGGGTGCCATGGACTACCGGCGGAAGTTCCTGCCCTACGATGTGCTGGGCGGCGCGCTGTGGATCGGCCTGTTGACGCTGCTGGGCTACCTCTTCGGCAACCTGCCCTTCGTGCAGAAGCACTACGAAACGGTGATCCTGGGCATCATCGGGTTGAGCGTTCTGCCCATGGTGGTGGAACTGATCCGCCAGCGGCTCAATAACCCGGCCGGTTGAGCGTTGAGCACCGCGTGGCACAGTACGGGTTGATCGGCCGCTCGCTCGGCCATTCGCGCTCTCCGGAGCTTTTCGCGTCCATCTTCGCCCGCGAAGGCCAGCCCGACGCGCAGTACGAGTTGTTCGAGCTGGACCAGGTGGATGAACTGCCCGGGCTCCTCGCAGCGCGCCCCGCGCTCCGCGGCTTGAACGTCACCATCCCCTACAAACAGGCGGTGATCCCGCTCCTGCACGGGCTGAGCGCCGAGGCGTCGGCCGTGGGCGCGGTGAACTGCATCCGGATCCGGAATGGTCATTGGATCGGCCACAACACGGACATCGATGGGTTCCGGGCCTTGATCGGTCCGCACCTGGGCACGGTGCTGGGACATGGCGGCACCGTACGGCCGCGTGCGTTGGTGCTCGGCAGCGGCGGTGCGAGCCGGGCCGTGGCCTACGTGCTGCGCGAACTCGGTCTACGGTTCCGGGTGGTGAGCCGCAGCCGCGAGCGGGGTGACCTCACCTGGGATCTGGTGGACCGCACCGTGGTGGGTGTGTGCCGCTTGATCATCAACACCACGCCGCTGGGCATGTGGCCAAAGGAGGACGAAGCCCCTGCCCTGCCCTACGAGGCGCTCACGGAGCAACACCACCTCATTGACCTGGTGTACAATCCGGAGGAGACTCTTTTTCTGCGGCGCGGCCGGGAGGCCGGCGCGGCGGTGGAGAACGGTATGGTGATGCTGCGGGAGCAGGCGGAGGCGGCGTGGCGGTTCTGGGGTGGAGCCTGAACGCAGTAAACGTATGCATGGCCATACATATGTCCAGAAAAAGGATTTCATAAGTCCCTCACGTTCATGGTGTTGCAGAAACAGCCCTTCGGTCGGTGCGACTGATTATTGCGCTATTAATTTGATAATCAAGGCCTTGAATGTATGTATGGCCATACATACTTCCTGAGCCCTCCACTCCAAGGCTGATCAGGAACCAACACGTGGCCATCTCCGATCAGATAACCGACCCGTTGCCTGACCAACCCAACATCGCCACTGCGCCTGGCCCGACCCACCTCATGGCGTGTTGCTTCCAATAGCCTGACCGCCCGCATCTCCACCCCCACGCCCACCCCCTATTTTCGCGCCCGATGTTCTCAAAGGCCTGCGAATACGGCATCCGCGCCGCAGTGTGCATCGCAGGTTGCGGCCGGGATGGTGAGCGGTTGAGCCTCAAGGCCATCGCCGAACGAACGGACAGTCCCGAGGCCTTCACGGCCAAGATCCTTCAAAAGCTCGTGCATTCTGGGCTCGTGCGCTCCGTCAAAGGTCCTGGTGGAGGATTCAGCATCTCGGAACCCGATGCACGCCGCATCCGGCTCAGCCAGATCGTCGCCTGCATCGACGGCGATGCGATCTACCGCGGTTGCGCCCTGGGACTTCCCCAGTGCAACGCCCGGAAACCCTGCCCGCTTCACGACAGTTTCCTGCAGGTGCGCGAGGATCTGCGGCACGTGCTGGAGAACACCAGCCTGCATGACCTGGTGATCGGTCTGCAGGAGGGACGCACCGTGCTCAAGCGCTGACGCGCGGATCGGTATGCGCCTCCTTCCCGGCCACGACCACCTGCCGCATCAGGGGGATCGCGACCAACATCAGCCCACCGGCAACGGCCGCACCGGCCAGCACGAACACGACGAGCACGGACATCACCGGCCGCATGATCTCCGCGTGGTCGGTCATGCCCAGGCCCACGGAACGCCAGCCCTTCAGCAGACCGGCCACGATCAGCGCCGACCACAGGACGTGGAGGGCGATGACCGCGATGCGCAGGCCTGCCCGGGGCCAGCGGCCGGCACGAACACCTTCGAACCCCGACCAATGGGCGATGCAGCCCAGCAGGATGAACGTATTGATGCCGATCGTGGCACCCATGGCGTGGGCCACCGTGATGTGCGTGCCGTGGGTGTACCGGTTGATCGCCGGCACCGACATCAGCAGGGCCAGCATCAGGTTCAGCAGCACCCAATGTTCGGCGGCGCGCAGACAGCGCTGGCTGAAGGTCGTATCGGAGGGGCCGGTCCGCGACCTCCGCAGGCCGCGCAGGATGTCGAACAGGATCAGCCATTCGGCCATGCTGATGGCATAGGCGGCATGCCGCACCCAACCGGCCGTGGGTGCATTGTAGAGGTGGTGCCCCCAGTTGAACATCAGGTTGGCCAGGCCCAGGAACCAGAACGCGTGCGCCTTCCCGCTGCGCGCCAAGGCCTCGTTGCCCGAGACGCGCACGGCGAGGTAGAGCGAGGTGCCGTAGATGAGCTGGTTCCAGGCCCCGACCATGCTGCCGTTGCTCTTCCATTGCACGGTGAGGTCGCGCAGGTAGCTGGCGCGGACCGAAGGCAGGAGCCACAGGTTCTGTTCGATGAAGGTGAACAGGAAGAAGACCACTCCTGTGGTCCACATCCACAGGTACATCGGTGCCCCGCGGCCGTGTCCCCGCAGCATCCTGAGGTGGTCGACCAGCACCAGCAGCCACGCAAGTCCGATCGGCAGGGCGAGCCACGGTGGGAACTCCCAGTACTCGCGACCACCGAACCTTCCGAGCACATAGGAAACGAGGGCTGCGAGCAACGCTCCGACCCAGAGGATCACGAACCCGTGCAGGAACCTGCGATCGGGCGTCGCGCCGACCACCTCCGAGCGCGCGGTCAGCATCACGGCCAGCGCCCCCGTGACGATCCAGAACAGGGCCGTGGTGGTGTGCAACGGCCTCAACCGTACGAACGGCAGCACTTCGGCGAGCCCGGGCACGACGAACGCCAAGCCCGCCAGTACGCCCAGCAGCAATGCGGCGATCAGAAGACCGAGCGCGATGGCCGTGATGCAGCGGACGGGCCCGTTCATGGTCGATCGATGGGGATCACGTACGTCCCGGTCCAATGCACCGCCTCCGCCGGCACCTGCGAGGTGCCGTGGCGGTCCACCCAGCGCAGGTAGGCCATGAGGTCGGTGATGGCACTGTCCGGGAGGGCATGCGCGGGCATGCGGCCGGTGCCGTACCGGATGAAGGTCCTCAACCGGGCGTCATCGCGAACGCGAACGATGTTGGTGAGGTCCGGTCCCATGTACCCTCCAAGGCCGAACAACTGATGGCAGGCCTGGCAGTTGTGCGCCTGCCAAAGACCTCGTCCACGCATCGCCGCCTGATCCGGAACGCTCCGGCGTCCGTCGAAGAGCCCGGCATAGATCGCCACGGTGTTCGCCACGAAGGCGAGCACCAACAGCACGAGCACCCCGGAGCGCCAGCGCGGAAAGGGTGCTTCGGACCTGCCCTTCATCACGATGCGAAGACACGGCTCATGTTCCCTGGAACGAATGATGCCCGTCATGTTATTCGGACATACCTGTCTGTTATTTCAGCCCCCACCGAACCACGTCCCATGCTGCGTCCGTCGCTCCTGCTATCCACCTGCGCGCTCCCGATCGTCCTGTTGGCCCAGACGATGAACCCCATGGCCGTTCCGCCCGCCTTGGAACTGGACACCTTCGATCTGGACGTGGATGAGCATGTGGTGAGCTTCTACCCCGGGGTGAACACCAGCACCTACGGGGCCAGCGCCCCCTATCTGGGCCCCACACTGATCCTGCACCAAGGCGACACCGCCCGCATCCGGGTTCACAACCACCTGAACCAGGTGACGAGCATGCACTGGCATGGCATGCGTGTGCCGGGCTGGGCCGATGGAGGGCCGCCCCGTGAGGTCCTTCCGGGTGAAACGTGGTCCGTGGAGTTCCCGGTACGGCATCCGGCGGCCACCTTCTGGTACCATCCGCACCCGGACGGGCTCACGGCGGAGCAGGCCAATCAAGGAGTGGCCGGTGCCATCGTGGTGCGCGACACGGTCGAGGCGGCCCTTGCACTGCCCCGCACCTACGGGGTGGACGACCTGCCGGTGGTGATCCAGGACCGGCGGTTCGCCCCCAACGGCAACTTCGTCTTCGCCGCTTATGGTGACTCGGTGCTGGTGAACGGAACCCCGCACGCGTATGTGGACTGCCCGGCGCAGGTGGTGCGGCTGCGGCTGCTGAACGGCAGCAACGCCCGGGTCTACCAGCTCGGCTTCGATGACGGGCGCACGTTCCACGTGATCGCCAGTGACGGCGGATTGCTGAGCGCACCGGTGCCGACGGACCGCCTACCCTTGAGCAACGGCGAGCGGGCCGAGGTGCTGTTGGACCTCACCGGCATGGAGGGCGACAGTCTGCACCTGATGAGCTTCGGCAGCGAACTGCCCGTCACCGTACCGGGTGCCAACAACCCGATCTGGGAAACGAGCGTGCTGAACGGCGTGGACTTCCAGGTGCTTCGGATCCGCGTGGGCCCGCCCACACCGGGCGCGGTGACCACGATCCCCGGTACGCTGGTGACGCTGACACCGCCTGACGAAGCCGACGCGGTGCGCACACGAACGAAGATCCTGGCGGGCATGGGCATGGTGGGCATGGGCATGTTCACCATCAACGGGCTCATGTTCAACCCGGCGGTGGTGAACGACACCATGCTCCTGGGCACCACCGAAGTATGGGAGATCGAGAACATCAGCAACATGGCCCACCCCATGCATCTGCACGGCGGCTCGTTCCACGTGCTGGACCGCGATGGTGCACCGCCTCCCCTGTGGGAACGGGGACCGAAGGACGTGGTGCTGGTGGATGCCGGGGCCAGTGTGCGCATCATCATGCGGTTCGAGGACCTGAGCGACGGATGGCCGTACATGTACCACTGCCACAACCTGATGCACGAGGACAACATGATGATGCTGCAGTACATCGTGGTGGACCTCAATACCGACCTGCCCGCCCTCGAAGCCGGGCCGGCAACGCTGTTCCCGATCCCGAGCGCCGGCGCGGTGAACTACACATGCCCCTTCGTGCCGGAGGCGTTGCGCATCACCGACGCCACCGGGCGGACCGTGCATACGGAAGGCGCGCTGCCCGCACAGGGAACCCTTGACCTGGCCCTGCCACCGGGCTCCTACTTGGCCACGTTCAGCACCGATCAACGCCGGAGCACGGCCCGGTTGGTCATTCGCTGAACGACGGGGTTCGCCGGCCGGCCCCTTCGCGCGGTGCGGCCGCGAAGTGGGAACACCACGTCCAGTGTACGGTCAATTGTTGAGCGCGCCCTGCTCGATCCAGGCCCGGATGGTGCCCAGTTCCTCGCTGCTCAGGACCGTGCCGTCGGGTGGCATGCCCAGCCCATACACATCGGTGAAGTTCACCTTGTTCCAAAGCACACTGGCATCCGGGTCGCCCGGCACGATCCTCAGCGCCGGTGCATGACCGACGCTCACCACGTTCACCAAGTTGCCATGGGCTTCCGCCACGGATAGGTCCATACCGCCCATGGGTGGGTGGCAGGTCCAGCAATGGGCCGTGAAGATGGGCAGCACTTCGGTGCTGAAATAGGCCGTATCGATGGGCTCGCCAAGCGGCTTCGGCACGGGCAGATGGAGCGGCCCCTCGTCCTTGGTGCAGGCGGAGAACAGAAGGGCCAGCGCGAGAGCGAACGGCGTGCGGTCCATGGTTCAGGGCCTGGGAAGCTTGGGGGCCTTGGGCTTCACCAACAAGGTGCGGGCGATGTTGAAGCCGAGATGGAAGAGGCCCTCATCATACCGCGATGCGGGCATGGTGTACGCACGCTGCTCCAGGATCTCCTGCCCGCTGGAGAGCACGATCTGGAAGACGTGCCCCTGCGTGGCCACCTCATAAGCGATGGCCAGGGGCTCCAGATGAGCATCGGGCCGTCGGCCCCTGAGGATCGGTGCGACCTCCACCAGGATCGAGCCCTTGGTACTGACCTTGAACCGCCCCGACACCGCGAGCGCCAGTGTGAGGTTGGGCTCCCCGATGGCCACCAGGTTGCGATGGATGGCCACCGGGGCCAATTGGAGGGAAAGCCACCGATCGAAGCGCCGGGCCACGATGAACTGCGCGTTGTAGGACAGGCGGTGCTCGAACCGGTACGCGAAGGGGGTGGTGCCGTCCGCAAAGAAGTCGCGGTCGCCCACCGTGGGAAAGTCGTCGCTCATGAGCGCCGCATTGGCCAGCACCGTCAGCGACACCGGCATTTCATCCTCCACGGTCTGCTTCAGTACGCGGAACTTGGCGCCCAGGTCCCACATCTTCCGGTTCTTCGAGCGGCCCAGTTCGAGCTGGGCGTGATCGAAGGGTGCGTACAGGAAGGAGAATCGGATGTTGGCCGGCAGGTCGAGCCCGGCGAACTGCTTCCAGGCCTGTTCATCGGTGCCCACCGTACCGAACCGGTGCTGGATCATGAACCCGAAGGAGCGCTTGCGCGGCACCACCTCCACGCTGTGGGCGTTCACCACCTGGGTGCCGGCGAAGGTGCCGGTGACGAGCTCCTGCTGTGCTTCATCCTGTGCGCAAAGGGCCCATGCGCCCAGCAGGGCGATGGTGGCCAGGGATGATCGGAGGACCGGCATGTTCATGGTTGCGCGAGGGTCCGGATGTAGTGCGCCAGTGCCCAGCGGTCCTCGCGGCTGAGCACTTGCTCGTAGGAGGCCATCTCCCCGCGGCCGTGCGTGATCTTCCAGTACAGCGCGCCATTGCTCTGCCGCTGCACCGATGCGGACCCAAGGTCGGCCGGCCTCACCTTGAGCACGGTGGCGTTCGGCCCATCACCGTGTCCTTCCATGCCGTGGCAGGTCCAGCACAACGAGCGGAACACCTTGCCCCCGCGCATGGCCGCCTTGGGATCGTCGACCATCGGGTCCTTCATGC is a window encoding:
- a CDS encoding spore maturation protein; protein product: MALSRFWTWMLLLSIAYIMAMLFSGRQYGLGALVNGRQGEPMLVNELDTHALAGTALLAELRAAGTTGVQRGDTLYTVNGAGVVKVSVGTVPADGLFPTCRNTLTDLWLPLIGYLTFFCGLLNLLVDARAMEKVARVLSPVFHRIFPDLRKDHPAYGFMTLNFAANFLGLDSAATPFGLKAMESMQADNPDKDRATNGQIMFLCLHAAGLTLLPTSIIGYRAAMGAANPADIMIPLIITSFVGTLAALFLVAFKQRINLFNLPVMAFVLGISVIIGVLMAYITSLTGVHKFHFTDNLSNGMLLGIIGLIVGFALWKEKHFTEQGTNMFDSFVHGAKDGFTTGLRVLPYMIAMLAALSIFRNSGLMGIVMDGLSAAMAAVGVDKAVIDAVPVALMRPFSAGGSRGFLLDAMKTYGPDSLTGQLVCLFQGAAETTFYVVALYFGSVSVKDSRYTLWVMLLADLVCVVTAVFVCSIYFG
- a CDS encoding SET domain-containing protein-lysine N-methyltransferase, which produces MGKPYAEDKIERRRSKIHGNGVFAIAPIRKGELIVQYKGKMVTHAEADRQHGGDVTSGHTFLFTLNEKYILDANVRGNIARWLNHSCAPNCEALVHEDEGGDPKKDKVIIEALRAIKPGEELTYDYGIVLEERHTNALKRIWACRCGSPKCTGTMLKPKR
- a CDS encoding outer membrane lipoprotein carrier protein LolA; this encodes MRTLLTLLTIGLLAAPPAHAQDDPRSKAVMDRLIAKNKGYTSFEADFSSRLVNKAGKLDVKQEGTVKVKGKKFNLVLDKNTVISDGVTLWTYNKEANEVSLNSAAEMDQELDPSKLFTMYETGFKSQFVSEAPDAAGAVVQTVKLFPIDPTKKPFHTVVLVVDKAKVEPRSVQVLYKDGNEVTYTLKRFAPNVDLADALFTFDKAKHPGVEVNDLR
- a CDS encoding HTTM domain-containing protein, which translates into the protein MTAISRWTDRLFEHTDARALALLRILMGGLLFYEMSYYHSIRLVDMGLVGPKVLFPYEGFTWVRPFGKAAMDAILATMAFSRLAIAAGLLYRVATVLFFAGFTYVLLLDRCIYNNHFYLFALLAFLFTLIPAHRAWSLDRLLFKARMTSTTVPRWCWWALRLQVVIVYFYGGIAKMNPDWLVHMQPMRSALEAAARGGALEGLLTSMPVVAFFTYGGLLFDLAVGPLLWWKRSRRYILPFVLLFNLTNHLLFDDIGVFPFFMIAATILFFDPEEVAAFLDRRGVRSGGAPSAPASPAVRGTVLALLAGYFTFQLLFPLRWLLLPGDVDWTSIGQRFSWRMKVSTRDPLRIAYFVHDEQGNKRPVALDRFINNMQANVSAYDPRVAVRFARWMKEEMARRGFPNVRVTSEIIIRHNGRPARYLFPPDEDLAAIQPDLGHPERWVPPLEPGPEHRVPPSELERIRREAAIPARRPVRAR
- a CDS encoding OsmC family protein; translation: MEEGRHLTIGARLDGAPYTTRLTMRGHTLVADEPREDGGLDEGPRPHELLCSALASCTLITMRMYADRKGWPLTALSVETRMDRTSAQGAVDTQLHLDIRIEGGLDPDQRARLMQIATRCPVHRTLLNPIHIHIAERP
- a CDS encoding (4Fe-4S)-binding protein: MSDKEHTYTNGEVTIVWKASLCTHSRRCWTGLPEVFKPGERPWIKPDGAETARIVAQVRQCPSGALSLRDEAPTATPAAAATSGVSIELSPNGPLLVHGKVVVKHPDGRTEERAERCALCRCGHSGNKPWCDGSHRAQGFIG
- a CDS encoding arylamine N-acetyltransferase produces the protein MDVRHYLERIGSRGIDRPDLENLRHLHRAHLLAVPFENLHIRARIPIELDVERLFDKVVRQRRGGFCYELNGLFAELLERLGYTLARVQGQVYEQRRQRFGPPFDHMALLVTVGEDRYLADVGFGDLFMDPLPLRVDEPLVDNGRTFRFHHDGSGQLVLKRTNGRGDVPVYRFSTDDHPFADFAPMCRHHQTSPHSHFTQRTVVSLARDDGRVTLTERRTILTRNGSREERSHDETGFREALWTHFGMTVPEAFL
- a CDS encoding VTT domain-containing protein; translation: MEIIQEFWYFITHLNETLPVFIHDHGAWIYALLFGIIFVETGLVVMPFLPGDSLLFVAGTLAAGGMLDLGLLIALLFVAAVLGDNINYAVGRWFGEHVVGWKLFGRALVRPKDLDKTHAYFEKYGVKTIIIARFIPIVRTITPFVAGVGAMDYRRKFLPYDVLGGALWIGLLTLLGYLFGNLPFVQKHYETVILGIIGLSVLPMVVELIRQRLNNPAG